Genomic DNA from Hordeum vulgare subsp. vulgare chromosome 2H, MorexV3_pseudomolecules_assembly, whole genome shotgun sequence:
CACTGCTTAAATAGTCGCGGCGAGGCCACGCGAAGGGGTGGTCAGCCCGCTTCAATGGGGCGCAAAGGCTATAAATTACTCATCCATGTATATCATAGCATATAATTAATGCAAATATACATACAAGTATACATGTACACATAGATATACGGTGGAGCTGTTGAAAAGTTACAAAATTTGGGAAGGAACATCTGGGCAGCAACAAGAATAAAAAATCtttgaaaacaaaaatatatgtatcaaaaataataataaatgaaGTCCCAATGGATTCAATTAATGGGCCCTGTAAGGAGTAGTGGTAGACCGGCTCCGGCTGACCAACGCTTCCTTGGTGCGTTCCACGATCAGGCAGCAGCTGGATGGTCAGTACTGCGGCAGGCTGCACTCTGGGCCGGGCTTCTTGTTGTCCCTGTAGTCGACGCAGTAGTCGTAGATCCTGTGATATTTCTGCAGCCACAGCATCTTGCCCCGCTGCTCGTCGGTGAGGCCGGCGCAGTTCTGCTGCCGCCCGCCGTGGCCGAAGGCCCCGGCGCAGCCGTAGACGCAGGAGTCGCTTCCGTCGCAGGGACAGACGTCGAGGACCATGTCGCGGTAGCCGGCGACGAAGGGCGCCTTGGACCAGTCGGCCTTGACGCGGCCGCCCTGCGTAGCCCAGTCCTCCGCCGACCAGATGCTGGAGTAGCCGAACATGGGCCGCTTGATCGGGTAGGCAATGCCCTTGTCACGGTAGTTGCGGAACACCCGGATGGGGACGTCGTCCACGTACCAGACGATCATGCACGGCGTCCAGGAGATGGTGTAGGCGTGGAAGTCGGCC
This window encodes:
- the LOC123430976 gene encoding probable xyloglucan endotransglucosylase/hydrolase protein 12: MVSSGRALLLVAVAATAVGLAGASFRDNCDIKWNPENAAFSEDGHGLTMSLKSNSSGCLLQTKKQFIYGSVSTLIKLVPGNSAGTVTTYYTSSVGADHDEIDFEFLGNETGQPYTLHTNVFADGVGKKEMQFVPWFDPTADFHAYTISWTPCMIVWYVDDVPIRVFRNYRDKGIAYPIKRPMFGYSSIWSAEDWATQGGRVKADWSKAPFVAGYRDMVLDVCPCDGSDSCVYGCAGAFGHGGRQQNCAGLTDEQRGKMLWLQKYHRIYDYCVDYRDNKKPGPECSLPQY